One Glycine soja cultivar W05 chromosome 2, ASM419377v2, whole genome shotgun sequence genomic region harbors:
- the LOC114376456 gene encoding uncharacterized protein LOC114376456, protein MDTFKGQIQEAIKLELSQIVSQHSAPLQPNDIQVLAARVSTKGSCAAAETNALAKKPSLLNGDNVSLHVTVENSNKLVAVGKRCDSFGTIHNVPYADDVVRVSVVEVIFGDAEVPIPTSEIKFVKEALGSFVPWPTHLVKPILPEEAEKDVSSPLKTVEEEKAAEVIDPLGELVKNLFDIYQRPVEVSWDGAKFGINNVKDGFFITHADVSEIILGDKCLNISILQLWLMFIHDWSASIGYGPLYGFLEPQCIHNASSRRQECENYIGRWLKEAGKQIYIAPYLNQAHWQLVVLCPGDNVVVWFCSLKKKPDAAIKGAVNSAMKSVTKTAEGKPPQHGPQWIEAKSHVQTGNYECGYYVMQWIWCIVSGGLKDDWIHWFSDRSPLTEETMTTLRHKWAAYFIQIKKCEPRKNLIT, encoded by the exons ATGGACACATTTAAAGGACAAATACAAGAAGCTATCAAGTTGGAGTTGTCACAAATTGTATCACAACATTCAGCCCCACTTCAGCCAAATGATATACAAGTATTAGCAGCAAGGGTAAGCACGAAGGGAAGCTGTGCAGCAGCAGAGACAAATGCATTAGCTAAAAAACCCTCTTTGTTGAATGGTGACAATGTCAGCCTGCATGTAACCGTTGAGAACTCCAACAAATTAGTGGCAGTGGGCAAACGGTGCGACAGTTTTGGCACCATCCACAACGTGCCCTATGCTGATGATGTTGTTCGCGTGAGTGTGGTGGAAGTTATTTTCGGTGATGCGGAGGTTCCAATCCCTACATCAGAAATAAAGTTTGTCAAAGAAGCTTTAGGTAGTTTTGTTCCATGGCCAACACATTTGGTCAAACCCATCTTGCCTGAG GAAGCAGAGAAGGATGTGAGCTCACCATTGAAGACTGTTGAGGAGGAAAAGGCAGCTGAGGTTATTGATCCATTGGGAGAGTTGGTGAAGAACTTGTTCGACATTTACCAAAGGCCTGTTGAGGTGTCATGGGATGGTGCTAAATTTGGGATCAATAATGTCAAAGATGGCTTCTTCATCACACACGCTGATGTGAGCGAGATAATATTAGGAGACAAGTGTTTAAACATCTCCATTCTACAGCTATGGCTTAT GTTTATTCATGATTGGAGTGCGAGCATTGGTTATGGACCATTGTATGGGTTCCTTGAACCTCAGTGTATCCACAATGCAAGCAGTAGACGTCAAGAGTGTGAAAATTACATTGGAAGGTGGTTGAAGGAAGCAGGAAAACAAATTTACATAGCACCTTATTTAAACCA GGCCCATTGGCAGCTCGTTGTATTGTGCCCAGGCGACAATGTAGtggtttggttttgttctttgaaGAAGAAGCCGGATGCTGCCATCAAGGGTGCAGTAAACAG TGCAATGAAATCAGTCACCAAAACTGCAGAGGGAAAGCCACCTCAGCATGGGCCTCAGTGGATTGAAGCAAAG AGTCATGTTCAAACAGGAAATTACGAGTGTGGATACTATGTTATGCAATGGATATGGTGCATCGTAAGTGGTGGATTGAAGGATGACTGGATTCAC
- the LOC114395568 gene encoding uncharacterized protein LOC114395568 yields MSLYRKENTAMPVAVGRSGKTLEGIGKELDDHFLKASGCIKEIVVLIDISGGDTLLRQNSGHLDKKRGDSAKVFSVLSWSRYSKSPPSTKDGAEFSGRREPCKPRAHCATLKKLYAAEKKLFKALKEEEGVVALEFDRKSMLLRKQEDENLYMAKIDKMRSSVDKLESDLISLRQCISDTTSSILEMIHEELLPQLVALTVGYISQN; encoded by the exons ATGAGTTTGTACAGAAAAGAAAATACAGCTATGCCTGTGGCGGTTGGTAGAAGTGGGAAAACATTGGAGGGTATAGGTAAAGAGCTGGATGATCATTTCCTGAAAGCATCTGGATGTATAAAGGAAATTGTTGTTCTTATAGATATCAGTGGAGGAGATACACTTCTACGGCAGAATTCTGGGCATCTTGATA AGAAGAGAGGCGATTCTGCAAAGGTCTTCAGTGTACTATCATGGAGTAGGTATTCAAAATCACCCCCATCCACCAAAGATGGTGCTGAATTTTCTGGTCGTAGGGAACCATGCAAGCCTAGAGCTCATTGTGCcacacttaaaaaattatatgcggCAGAGAAGAAACTTTTCAAGGCATTAAAG GAGGAGGAGGGAGTTGTTGCATTGGAGTTCGACAGGAAGTCCATGTTATTGCGTAAACAAGAGGATGAGAATCTTTACATGGCCAAGATTGACAAAATGCGATCAAGTGTTGATAAGTTGGAGTCCGATTTAATAAGCCTAAGGCAATGCATCAGTGACACAACTTCATCAATTTTGGAAATGATACATGAGGAGCTTTTACCCCAGCTGGTTGCATTAACTGTAGGGTATATTTCTCAGAATTGA